A region of Rhizobium grahamii DNA encodes the following proteins:
- a CDS encoding YkgJ family cysteine cluster protein → MTASIDFDCQACGACCSFSSSWPRFSTETDEELDAIPPHFVSDDQQGMRCHGDRCVALHGRVGVNTSCSIYEIRPDVCRACMPGDGACLEARAAYGFA, encoded by the coding sequence ATGACCGCTTCGATCGATTTTGACTGTCAGGCCTGCGGTGCCTGCTGCTCGTTTTCGTCGAGCTGGCCGAGGTTCTCCACCGAGACCGACGAGGAACTGGATGCGATCCCGCCGCACTTCGTTTCGGATGACCAGCAGGGCATGCGCTGCCACGGCGACCGCTGCGTCGCCCTCCACGGCCGCGTCGGCGTCAATACTTCATGCTCGATCTATGAAATCCGTCCGGACGTCTGCCGCGCCTGCATGCCCGGAGATGGCGCCTGTCTTGAGGCCCGCGCGGCCTATGGCTTCGCCTGA
- a CDS encoding nuclear transport factor 2 family protein: protein MTIPPSFAQDAADRLAVVEALYRFAAGIDLRDNNLLASSLAENAVSDFRPAAAKAGLDYPVIEGRDVIVSALTASLATLDTTHSVSNPRVTIDGDSACMDVLVEAQHVPRSDPSRHFLMKNRYDVELKRSGDIWVITRNTVDNIWRSGDIGVLSGI from the coding sequence GGACGCAGCAGACAGACTAGCCGTCGTTGAGGCTCTCTATCGCTTCGCCGCCGGTATCGATCTTCGCGACAACAATCTCCTCGCCTCGTCGCTGGCGGAGAATGCCGTCTCCGACTTCCGGCCGGCTGCTGCCAAGGCCGGCTTGGACTATCCGGTCATCGAGGGCCGGGATGTCATCGTCTCGGCGCTGACAGCATCGCTCGCCACCCTGGACACCACACATTCCGTCAGCAATCCGCGGGTGACGATCGATGGCGATAGTGCATGCATGGATGTTCTCGTCGAGGCGCAGCACGTTCCCCGCAGCGATCCCTCGCGTCACTTCCTGATGAAGAACCGTTACGACGTCGAGCTGAAGAGGAGCGGCGACATCTGGGTCATCACCCGCAACACGGTCGACAATATCTGGCGCTCCGGTGACATCGGAGTTCTTTCCGGGATCTAG